In Desulforegula conservatrix Mb1Pa, the following proteins share a genomic window:
- a CDS encoding DUF6160 family protein produces MLKKAVFFIPIFLCGIHQDPVYALQRLDDKTLKKIHGQGGVEIEIDNMSIKAEIREMRYTDTDGAFDGKPTSVFVSNTRTYQRFYAIKDETDREGLLYTAYNDERVLGEYAIKSYTDTRNLRIDIVDELPVLTKINKYNLGVDLNPNLRRNLSVSGILLTLPTLEIVADAPEFSIGIRQEGSFNNNAVFFRCTGSGKSVMAILSGKIEIAPH; encoded by the coding sequence ATGCTTAAGAAAGCGGTGTTTTTTATTCCGATTTTTCTGTGCGGAATTCATCAGGATCCAGTATATGCTCTTCAACGTCTTGACGATAAGACTCTTAAAAAAATTCACGGTCAGGGAGGAGTTGAGATAGAAATCGATAATATGTCTATAAAGGCAGAAATAAGGGAGATGCGGTATACTGATACTGATGGAGCTTTTGATGGGAAACCTACTTCTGTATTTGTCTCAAATACAAGGACGTATCAGAGGTTTTATGCCATAAAGGATGAAACAGACAGAGAGGGGCTTCTCTATACTGCATACAATGACGAAAGGGTTTTGGGAGAATATGCAATAAAGTCATACACCGACACCAGAAATTTAAGAATTGACATTGTTGACGAGCTCCCGGTTCTGACGAAAATAAATAAATATAATCTTGGGGTTGATCTTAATCCCAATTTAAGGCGCAATCTTTCAGTTTCAGGCATCCTTTTGACCTTGCCAACGCTTGAAATAGTTGCCGATGCACCGGAATTCTCTATAGGGATCAGGCAGGAAGGCTCGTTTAACAATAACGCAGTTTTTTTTAGGTGTACTGGTTCAGGGAAAAGTGTTATGGCTATACTCAGTGGAAAAATAGAAATAGCTCCTCATTAA
- a CDS encoding response regulator transcription factor — translation MEGIKKRILIIDDELQIRLMLRQAIEKAGFEVDDAPDGREGIDAFKKKKADLIITDIIMPEKEGIETIMAFKRIDSGVKIIAISGGGRIQSEDYLNIATKVGASFSFPKPFSIIELLAKINELLNIQ, via the coding sequence GTGGAAGGCATAAAAAAAAGAATTCTGATAATTGATGATGAACTCCAGATCAGGCTGATGCTGCGTCAGGCCATTGAAAAGGCAGGCTTTGAGGTCGATGATGCTCCTGATGGCAGAGAGGGTATAGATGCTTTCAAGAAAAAGAAAGCAGACCTTATTATTACAGATATAATTATGCCGGAAAAAGAAGGCATTGAAACTATAATGGCGTTTAAGAGGATTGATTCGGGTGTAAAGATAATTGCCATTTCAGGTGGAGGCAGAATACAGTCTGAGGATTATCTGAATATAGCTACCAAAGTTGGCGCATCTTTTTCATTTCCCAAACCTTTTTCGATCATAGAGCTGCTTGCCAAAATAAATGAACTGCTGAATATCCAATAA